Genomic window (Aggregicoccus sp. 17bor-14):
CGCGACATGGTCGGGTGACCTCCTTGCCCCTTCCTACGGGCGGGCCCCAGGCCCATTGCATCCGGGCGCCGGGCGCCCCGCGCGGGGGGGCTCCCCCCTCGGCAGGGCGGCCAGGCGTCCGGGCCTGAGGCCGCGATTTTGGCCCGGACCCCTTCCGCCTCTACGATGTGCGCTTCTTCCGCCCGGTCCGGGCGGATGGACGGGGGCTCCCCACCATCCTGCAGCTCGCCCACATCCTGAAGCCCCCGCGGCTGCGCTACGGGCTTGCGCTGCTCGGGACGGCGCTCGCGTACTGGCTGACGGCGCGGTTCGGGCTCGCCTTCGCCACGGTGCACGGCGCGGTGAGCCCGGTGTGGCCGCCCACCGGCCTGTCCGTCGCGCTGCTGCTGCTGGGCGGGCCGCGGCTCGCACCGGGCATCTTCCTGGGCGCCATCGCGGCGGACCTCGTGCCCGCGGACGGGCACTGCCCGCTCGCGCTGGGCATGGCGGTGGGCAACGCGCTCGAGCCGCTGGTGGCCGTGTGGCTGCTGCGGTGGGCGCAGCTGGACCTGCGGCTGGGGCGCACCCGGGACGTGCTCCGCTTCGCCGTGGGCGGCGCCGCGCTGCCGGCGCTGGTGAGCGCGGGCATCGGCGTGAGCACCCTCTTCCTGACGGGGGCGATGCCCGCGGGCCAGGCGCTCACGGCGCTGTGGGTGTGGTGGCTGGGCAACGCCATGGGGGCACTCATCGTCACACCTGCGCTGCTGCAGCTCGCGCGGCTGCGCAGCTGGGGGCTCGCGGGCAGGGGGCCCGAGACGCTCGCGGCGCTCGCGCTCACGGCGCTGGTGGGGCTCGCGGTGTTCCTGCGGCCCACCGGCGGGGGCAGCGCGGTGCTGGTGCCCGCGTTCCTGCTCTTTCCGCTGTGCGTGTGGAGCGCGCTGCGCCTGGGGCCCGAGGGGGCGGCGCTCGCGAACCTCATCCTGGGCGCGCTGTGCATCGGCGGCACCGTGCAGGGGCTGGGGCCCTTCGGCGGCCAGGCGCACACGCAGGACCTGCTCCTCCTGCAGCTGTTCCTCGGGGTCATCGCGGGCACGGCGCTGCTGGTCGCGGCGGCCACCAGCGAGCGCCAGCGGGTGGCGGCGCGCTTCGCGCTCTTCGCCACCACGGTGCGCAGCGTGCAGGAGGGCGTGGTCATCAGCGAGGTGCTGCCGGCGGGCGGCGGCCTGCGCATCGTGTTCGCGAACGAGGCGCTCGCGGCGCTCCTGGGCTACCGCCCGGAGGAGCTGGTGGGGCGCACGCCGCGCTCGCTGCTGGGCCTCGCGCTGGACCCGGAGACGCGCGCGCGCCTGGACCGTGCCCTGGCGGAGGGCAGTCACCTGCGCGTGGAGGTGACGCTGGCGCGCAAGGACGGCACCCTCGTGCAGACCGAGCAGCAGCTCTCGCCCGTG
Coding sequences:
- a CDS encoding MASE1 domain-containing protein translates to MRFFRPVRADGRGLPTILQLAHILKPPRLRYGLALLGTALAYWLTARFGLAFATVHGAVSPVWPPTGLSVALLLLGGPRLAPGIFLGAIAADLVPADGHCPLALGMAVGNALEPLVAVWLLRWAQLDLRLGRTRDVLRFAVGGAALPALVSAGIGVSTLFLTGAMPAGQALTALWVWWLGNAMGALIVTPALLQLARLRSWGLAGRGPETLAALALTALVGLAVFLRPTGGGSAVLVPAFLLFPLCVWSALRLGPEGAALANLILGALCIGGTVQGLGPFGGQAHTQDLLLLQLFLGVIAGTALLVAAATSERQRVAARFALFATTVRSVQEGVVISEVLPAGGGLRIVFANEALAALLGYRPEELVGRTPRSLLGLALDPETRARLDRALAEGSHLRVEVTLARKDGTLVQTEQQLSPVRDADGRLTHFVATHRDVTALKQLQARQLASERIASMATLAAGVGHEINNALAYLSASLQVAQQRLARQNAGEEVRGRVEDALEGAERIGRIVRELRMYSRGGSEDRRAPLELPVLVGPALRMASHALQAKAQLVQELEPAPRVLGDEARLGQVLLNLLMNAGQAVSGPPERNVIRVRTGTDPQGRALLEVEDSGVGIAPEALPHLFEPFFTTKAEGGGTGLGLAICRQIVEAHGGELRVRSTRGQGSVFSVHLPPAPAPAQAAAPASAPASGAQQPGPGPASRRGRILIIEDEVRLAQSMRLLLEPAHEVVTTTRGSEALTWMEHGQRFDVVLCDLHMPETTGMDVYMELHRSAPALAERLVFLSGGAFTPAALDFMSRVKNPVLQKPVRPEALLAAVDAALARPAPRS